The Staphylococcus haemolyticus region TAAGGCGACTCTATTATTATATCATCTGTAAACACGTAAGCATATCCACTTCAGATAAGTCATTTTATGTTATATCTTTGCTTTTTTATAGTATCAAGACAAGAAAAACTCGTTTTCAACTCATTTCAAAAATCAAAATCGAAAACTAAAATTAACCCTCTTTATCGTCTTTTTCTAAACCTATAATCATAATTAAGTAAAACGAATCAATTTTATAATTTCCAAATTTCATACAAAAAACTCCTTTTGTTTTCTTTTCAAAAAATAAAATTGCTTTATTGACGTTTAGCCTCGGAACCCTTGACATTCCCTAAACTTGTCGAATGGTCGGTTTAATAGCTCACGCTATACCGACATTCGTCTACAAATTTAGTTAAGGGTTCTTCTCAACGATCAATAAATTTTCTCGTCATAACTGCTATGTTATAATTAAAATATTCTTTCTTGATTTTTAATACTTTACCACTTTTTAATCAGCCAAAAAGTGAGTAAGAGCTACTTAAATTTTAAATGGTAGCTCTTTTTTATATTCTACTTTATTACAAATCAGAATACCTTTATTTTTAATTTTAAGGCAATATTTTGAAAAATTTGAGCAATCATTCCTGTTGAACATTTTAATTATAAAAGTCATTAAAAATAAAAAATAACGCCAGCTTTTTGCTAACGTTATTCCAAGTGTATAAAATATATTAAGTCAAAATTAGTCTTCTTTTTCTTTAAAACCTTCTTTTTTCATTTCCTTCTCAGTTTTCTTCATACTAAAACCATTCCCTGTATTACCAGACATACTAACAATATCTTTAGATTTTAAAGTATCAATATCAGCATTTTTTAAATCTATAGTTATAGTTTCTACAATCCCTTCATCATTCTCTTTAACAGTTTCCTTTACGCCTTTAACGTCTTGCATTTTTTTACTTTCTTTCTCTATTGCTTCCTTCATTATTTTTTTAGATGTATCATCATTCAGACTAAAATCGCTATATTTCAAAGTATTTACAGATTTTTGTTTAATTATTTCGTCCCCTTTATATGTATAAGTTACCTCCATTTTCACATTAGATTCTTCTCCAACAAATGTTTTAGTTTTTTCAGCTCCACAAGCAGATAAAGTAATTAAAAAAACAATACTTACTACCAAACCAGTAACTTTTTTCATAATTTAATCTCCTTTGTTTTAATATTATATAAAATATTATATACCATTCATCCTAAAAATATGACCCTTACTTTAGTTAAAAATATATTAAATTTAGCGAAAAAAGAAATTGTTATAAACAACAAAATTCAATAATTTTATTTATTTATCACTTTATGCTTTTATTTTTAATTTTAAAGGAGAATTTTGAAAAATTAGAGTTATTTATATAGTTTTTTATACCCAAAAACTTATATTGGCTCTTAAAACGCAAATGAGAGCCAAATAAATATATTTTAATTTCACAAACAAAAATTTGAGCAAAACCAGTGACGATTTTTAGACACTGACCAGCTATATGCAAACTAAAATTTTGCATAAAATGGCTCAAAAAATCATCAACTTTTTTAGTTCCTGCAGGAGCAATTTCTTTCAAAAAACCACCGAATTTTGAATTGGCTCCAAATTCTTTGTAAGAGCATAAGGGAAATTTGCATACATTAAAAAATGTATGGTCTGGCGAAGCCAGACATTTCAAGGGATACAGAGATTTTAAAAAGGTATACATTTTTTGCGTTTTGTACCCCGATTGTACCCAGGCATTTTTAACATATTTTCAATCAAAGAGTCCGGGACATAAAGTTCTTGGATAAGTGAAAAAAGACAATTTCTATTGAAATAATATAGAAATTGTCTTTTTTATAAATTTTTTGATTATTTTCAGCTCGTTGAGCTACTACTTTTCTTATATTAAGTGCCATTAATACAAAACCAAGTTCTCTTTTGACTTTATTGAGTCCTCGGACAGACATCCGAGTGAAACCCAAAATAGCCTTCATAAATCCAAAAACAGGTTCCACATCAATTTTTCTTTGACTGTAGATATTTTTTGTTTCTGGTTCTGAAAGCTTTTTGTTAATTTGGGATTTAAAATATTCCCAGTTATAATTCTTCATTATTTTTTTGTTTGTTTTTGAATTGAAGTTCATACATTGATTTTTCAGAGGACATTCTGAACAATCATCACATTCATATAATTTGAAGTCTCGCTTATAACCATACTTATCATGACGATAGGCATATCTTTTAAAACCTAGCCGTTTATTATTCGGACAAATGAATTCGTCATTAATTTCGTCATAGTTCCAATTTTGAGTATTAAAGATGTCACTTTTATATTTTTTAGTTTTATCTTTTATAAACATTCCATATGTTATGAGTGGCGTTCGATTAAAGTCATCTATAATTGCCTTATAATTTGATTCACTACCATAACCTGCATCAGCTACAATATATTCAGGTAAATGACCGTAGGTCTCTTGAATTGAATTTAAAAATGGAATCATCGTTCTAGTATCCGTTGGATTTTGATACACATTATAAGATAAAACAAATTGGGAATTTGTCGCTATTTGTAAATTATACCCTGGCTTAAGTTGTCCATTTTTCATGTGATCTTCTTTCATTCTCATAAATGTCGCATCATGATCTGTCTTAGAATAACTATTTCTATCCTTTAAAATAGATTTTTGAAATTCGTATCGATACTTTCGCTCAAAATAATCATTGATTTGCTTTTTGTATTTTTTGATTTTAGTTCTTTTGAGACGTATTTGTTTTCTTGTTTTAGTACATTTTTCATTGTTGATATGTTGGTTTAAATCTTCGATTTCTTTATCTAAGTGACTACCAATCAAATCTATTTCTTCTTTTGTTAATTCATTATCATGATCTTCTTTAATTTCCGGTATGATTTTATTGGTTACCAATTCATGGTAGAGGGCTTTAGAATCCTCATTCATCTTTGATTCATGGTTTTGAATACTCTTTTTCCATACAAATGTATATCGATTGGCATT contains the following coding sequences:
- a CDS encoding DUF1307 domain-containing protein; the encoded protein is MKKVTGLVVSIVFLITLSACGAEKTKTFVGEESNVKMEVTYTYKGDEIIKQKSVNTLKYSDFSLNDDTSKKIMKEAIEKESKKMQDVKGVKETVKENDEGIVETITIDLKNADIDTLKSKDIVSMSGNTGNGFSMKKTEKEMKKEGFKEKED
- a CDS encoding IS1182 family transposase encodes the protein MYKNYNMTQLTLPMETSVLIPTNDISRHVNDIVETIPDNEFDEFRHHRGATSYHPKMMLKVILYAYTQSVFSGRKIEKMLNDSIRMMWLSQNQKPSYKTINRFRVNPKVDALLESLFIQFYSQCVKQNLIDDKAIFIDGTKIEANANRYTFVWKKSIQNHESKMNEDSKALYHELVTNKIIPEIKEDHDNELTKEEIDLIGSHLDKEIEDLNQHINNEKCTKTRKQIRLKRTKIKKYKKQINDYFERKYRYEFQKSILKDRNSYSKTDHDATFMRMKEDHMKNGQLKPGYNLQIATNSQFVLSYNVYQNPTDTRTMIPFLNSIQETYGHLPEYIVADAGYGSESNYKAIIDDFNRTPLITYGMFIKDKTKKYKSDIFNTQNWNYDEINDEFICPNNKRLGFKRYAYRHDKYGYKRDFKLYECDDCSECPLKNQCMNFNSKTNKKIMKNYNWEYFKSQINKKLSEPETKNIYSQRKIDVEPVFGFMKAILGFTRMSVRGLNKVKRELGFVLMALNIRKVVAQRAENNQKIYKKDNFYIISIEIVFFHLSKNFMSRTL